TTCTATGATAGATGATGCTACTAAATACATCAATCCTATACCGATCGCAGTAAAATAGCTTGCTCCACCTTGTCTTGCAAGTTCAATATAAAGATTTTTCTCATCTGTTATTTTACTTTTTATCTCTTGAACCTTTGATTTTGCATACTCATAGTATAAGTAGTTTCCAAACATTCCTATGAATATAGAAATAGCTAAATTTGTCAAGCCTATAATCAAAGGGTCTGTATTCATCTTTGTTTGAATAATTTGAAGTATAAAACTGAAAATCATAAACCCAAAAGCATGGGGATACATTTTTCTATATCCAAACCACAAAAGACCAAAGAAGAAAGCTGCCCAGTTCCAGCTTATTTTATTTTCTGCAATCTCTTCCCATTTAGATATGTAGTAATCTGCATTTTTTCCAACAAATATTCTTAGCTCTTCTCTCTCTTGCTGTGTCATTTAGTCCCTCATGGTTGCTGTTTCATTTTCGTTATAAATAGCTTCCCAACCTGCCGGCGTTTTGAAAACTCTTATACATTTTATTTTTCTGTTCTCATCAAGCTCAAACCAGTGCCTTGCTCCTGCTGGCACAACGATTAACTCTCCAGCTTCTACATGAATATCTACAATATCGTCTTCTATTTTTACCGGGAATATACCGCTACCATCAACTACAAATCTAACTTCATCATCTATATGGTGATGCTCTCTTTTAAATTTAGCCATTAAACCATCAAGATTTGGAGTTTTTTCAGATAAAACAACTATATCTTCTGTAATGTATCCCATTTTTTCTTTCAATTCTTTCAATTCTTTTTCGTATGCTTGGATTATGGCTTTTGAATTTTCTTCATCTATGTCGTAATTTTTTCTAACATCTTCCGGAAGTCTATCAACGCCCCAAATATCATAA
This genomic window from Sulfurihydrogenibium sp. contains:
- a CDS encoding DUF2628 domain-containing protein is translated as MTQQEREELRIFVGKNADYYISKWEEIAENKISWNWAAFFFGLLWFGYRKMYPHAFGFMIFSFILQIIQTKMNTDPLIIGLTNLAISIFIGMFGNYLYYEYAKSKVQEIKSKITDEKNLYIELARQGGASYFTAIGIGLMYLVASSIIEYGMEDKNENFREQKSIDPWSS
- a CDS encoding cupin domain-containing protein; protein product: MARLVFRKSGKVIENPEEIKSFLSQYGVVYDIWGVDRLPEDVRKNYDIDEENSKAIIQAYEKELKELKEKMGYITEDIVVLSEKTPNLDGLMAKFKREHHHIDDEVRFVVDGSGIFPVKIEDDIVDIHVEAGELIVVPAGARHWFELDENRKIKCIRVFKTPAGWEAIYNENETATMRD